From the Misgurnus anguillicaudatus chromosome 17, ASM2758022v2, whole genome shotgun sequence genome, one window contains:
- the LOC129422915 gene encoding uncharacterized protein, producing MLAEIKHKEAEMQLRLVEEKKRLQQLQVDKEVKVAAARVKVYSDLEGNLHRYEDDEGPSIHTGCQRTELTSQLNPEAQSFLPQQASCEGYEVTSPQETANLAQAIANSLSTHRLPVPEPTVFVGDPLKFIDWKMSFMALIDRKPLPAGEKMFYLKNYLAGEARKAVEGYFYRNSEDAYQGAWKVLQERYGNSFVIQRAFRDKLMRWPKIGANDPLALRDFTDFLQGCVEAIPHVKGLAILNDSEENHKLLKKLPEWIVRKWNRIVVEELDTSGDYPSFKCFTEFLQKEAKIACNPITSALFVNQKNTDERFPKRAKALNTKVQVKELSSKRPETYNSKPKTSCLFCKDEKHHIAQCTTFAGKTTEEKKAFIHETHLCFGCLRKGHMSKDCRRRHTCGTCGRSHPTCLHEERDKAPSKDPKGASTNVQASEEVHKVMTHALTQCSPATSSIVPVFISTVDEPQREVLTYALLDTQSDSSFILEDLLEGLNVVSQPVQLRLSTMTAADTITASKRVCGLKVRGLQSACSIPLQQAYTRDFIPVDKSYIPTKNTALQWSHLRHLASQLSPLLNCEVGLLIGFDCPSALAPLEAIVGGENEPFAQRTVLGWSIIGLSNPHLDRQGNQSFVHRVAVKEIPVPSPNDILKILESDFNEKAYEDKCVSQEDVRFIQHLSANIHQKDNGHYELPLPFKCSSRPSLPNNKGLATARLQHLKKRLKSNKQYYDHYKAFMDEMIIRGDAEQAPAISSGETVWYIPHHGVYHPQKPNKLRVVFDCSAKFRGISLNDTLLTGPDLTNSLVGVLCRFRKEPVAVTCDIEKMFHQFLIPPDERNYLRFLWWEGGDLEKEPQEYRMAVHLFGATSSPGCANFGLKYLAQQHKVDYPSASAFIEKNFYVDDGLTSVPSTSEAKELIMQAQRVCKHGGLRLHKFNSNKEDVLSCLNPSEKATTSKPLDFNLEATPAGRVLGIQWSTKDDTFSFSIDLKDQPLTRRGILSVIASLYDPLGFVAPFILQGKCILQELCRRGTEWDNELPDDLRPQWVDWKNDLLKLKEVVIPRCYHPDTFSDIVRTELHHFSDASNAGYGACSYLRFKNDKSEVHCSLVMAKARVSPTKVISIPRLELSAAVISARMSVMLKNELEMKIDQEFFWTDSQVVLAYINNEARRFHVFVANRVQLIRDVTDPSQWCYVNTTDNPADYASRGLNASAISTSMWLSGPKFLWEQEVNATPYTPVNLLVGDPEVKSVQTFVTSVRDGADILSRLSRFSSWSMLLRVVARINRLDHKQTYNSDHVTVEERERAAKVVIKLVQQQAFSKEMQIIERGEALPNSSALYPLDPILDNGILRVGGRLKHSSLSQDLKHPVILPKGNHITRLILSHYHTKVHHQGRSQTQMELRMNGFWIIGGSKSVAKFIHKCVQCRKLRRPAEEQRMAELPRERVEVSAPFAYCGMDCFGPFIVKRARKELKRYGLLFTCLSSRAVHIEMIEDLSTDSFINALRCFISLRGAVRKLHCDHGTNFVGAKNEFAKSLKEIDTNALEIFLTERQCEFVFNAPSASHAGGVWERQIRTVRNVLNATLALCPGRLDDASLRTLFYEAMAIVNSRPLTVDGINDPNSLEPLTPNHLIMMKSDVALPPPGKFVKQDVYATKRWRRVQYLIEQFWSRWKKEYLLNIASRQKWHIPRRNLQVNDVVIIKDDMLPRGQWQLGRVVETSEGSDGLVRRVKLQLGERKQNQRSKPTVIERPIQKLVVLIEHE from the coding sequence ATGTTAGCGGAGATAAAGCATAAAGAGGCTGAAATGCAGTTAAGGCTAGTTGAGGAAAAGAAACGGCTACAACAGCTACAAGTTGACAAAGAAGTTAAGGTTGCAGCAGCTCGTGTCAAAGTGTATAGCGATTTGGAAGGCAACCTTCATCGCTATGAAGATGACGAAGGCCCTAGCATTCACACTGGCTGCCAAAGAACAGAGCTTACATCTCAACTGAACCCAGAAGCACAGTCGTTCCTACCTCAGCAAGCATCATGTGAAGGATATGAAGTTACATCACCTCAGGAAACTGCAAATCTAGCTCAAGCAATAGCAAACTCACTAAGCACACATCGGCTGCCAGTTCCAGAACCCACTGTCTTTGTCGGTGACCCTTTAAAATTCATAGATTGGAAGATGTCATTCATGGCCCTCATTGATCGAAAACCTCTTCCTGCTGGTGAAAAAATGTTCTATCTGAAGAATTACCTTGCTGGGGAAGCTCGCAAAGCAGTGGAGGGATATTTCTACAGAAACTCTGAGGATGCGTATCAAGGTGCCTGGAAAGTGTTACAGGAAAGGTATGGGAACTCGTTCGTAATCCAAAGAGCATTTCGTGACAAGCTGATGAGATGGCCCAAAATTGGAGCAAATGACCCACTGGCATTACGAGACTTCACAGATTTCCTACAAGGTTGTGTCGAGGCAATTCCTCACGTAAAAGGATTAGCCATACTAAATGATTCTGAAGAAAACCACAAGCTGTTAAAGAAACTCCCTGAATGGATTGTGAGAAAGTGGAACCGAATTGTGGTGGAAGAGCTGGACACATCAGGTGACTATCCAAGTTTCAAATGCTTCACAGAATTTCTGCAAAAGGAAGCAAAAATAGCTTGTAATCCTATAACCTCTGCACTATTTGTGAATCAAAAGAACACAGATGAAAGGTTCCCCAAGCGTGCTAAGGCTCTCAATACAAAGGTTCAGGTGAAGGAATTAAGCTCAAAAAGACCAGAGACGTACAACTCTAAGCCAAAGACATCGTGCCTTTTCTGCAAGGATGAAAAACATCACATTGCTCAATGCACTACATTTGCTGGAAAGACTACTGAAGAAAAGAAAGCCTTCATTCATGAAACCCACCTCTGTTTCGGATGTCTCAGAAAGGGACACATGAGTAAAGACTGTAGAAGAAGACATACATGTGGTACGTGTGGAAGAAGTCATCCTACCTGCTTACATGAAGAAAGGGATAAAGCTCCTTCAAAGGACCCTAAAGGGGCATCTACGAATGTTCAAGCAAGTGAGGAAGTTCATAAAGTCATGACCCACGCACTCACTCAATGTTCTCCTGCTACTTCCAGCATTGTGCCAGTTTTCATCTCTACAGTGGACGAACCCCAAAGAGAAGTATTAACGTATGCTCTACTTGACACCCAGAGCGACTCAAGTTTCATCTTGGAAGATCTTCTTGAAGGTTTGAATGTTGTCTCACAACCTGTGCAATTGAGGCTCAGCACCATGACAGCTGCTGACACGATCACTGCCAGTAAGAGAGTCTGTGGACTTAAAGTAAGAGGACTACAATCTGCATGTTCTATACCACTACAGCAAGCATACACAAGAGACTTCATTCCAGTGGACAAGTCGTATATTCCCACCAAGAACACAGCGCTTCAGTGGAGTCACCTCAGACACTTAGCAAGTCAGCTGTCACCACTTTTGAACTGTGAAGTCGGACTTTTAATTGGATTTGACTGCCCATCTGCTCTAGCTCCCTTGGAAGCCATAGTAGGTGGTGAGAATGAGCCTTTCGCTCAAAGAACTGTGCTTGGGTGGAGTATTATAGGCCTGTCTAATCCACACCTTGACCGACAAGGAAATCAGAGCTTTGTCCACCGTGTTGCAGTAAAGGAAATACCTGTCCCATCGCCCAATGATATCTTGAAAATTCTTGAGTCAGATTTCAATGAGAAAGCTTATGAGGATAAATGTGTGTCACAAGAGGATGTTCGTTTCATACAGCACCTCAGTGCCAATATTCATCAGAAGGATAATGGACATTACGAGCTTCCTCTCCCATTTAAGTGCAGTAGCCGACCCTCACTACCCAACAACAAAGGGCTAGCAACTGCTCGACTACAACACTTAAAGAAACGGCTCAAGTCCAATAAACAATATTATGATCACTACAAGGCTTTCATGGATGAGATGATCATCCGAGGTGATGCCGAACAAGCTCCAGCTATATCAAGCGGAGAGACGGTGTGGTACATCCCACACCATGGGGTGTACCACCCTCAGAAACCAAACAAGCTGAGGGTAGTATTCGATTGTTCAGCAAAGTTTCGTGGTATATCTTTAAATGACACTCTTCTGACTGGGCCTGATCTAACCAATTCCTTGGTGGGAGTGCTGTGCCGTTTCAGAAAGGAGCCTGTTGCAGTTACCTGTGACATAGAGAAGATGTTTCACCAGTTTCTCATCCCACCTGATGAACGCAATTACCTGAGATTCTTATGGTGGGAGGGTGGAGACTTGGAGAAAGAGCCTCAAGAATATCGCATGGCAGTCCACCTCTTTGGTGCCACGTCTTCACCTGGGTGTGCTAATTTCGGCCTAAAGTACCTGGCACAGCAGCACAAGGTTGACTATCCTTCAGCCTCAGCATTCATTGAGAAGAACTTTTACGTGGATGATGGGTTAACCAGTGTTCCCTCAACCAGTGAAGCCAAAGAACTAATAATGCAAGCTCAAAGAGTGTGTAAACATGGAGGTTTACGGCTTCACAAATTTAACTCAAATAAGGAAGACGTTCTGAGTTGTTTAAACCCGTCAGAAAAGGCAACAACATCAAAGCCTCTTGACTTTAATCTTGAAGCAACACCAGCTGGACGTGTACTCGGCATTCAATGGTCAACAAAGGATGACACATTCAGTTTCAGCATCGACCTTAAGGATCAACCTTTGACTCGCCGTGGTATTCTGTCTGTTATAGCCTCTCTATATGACCCTCTTGGGTTTGTCGCCCCATTTATTCTACAGGGAAAGTGTATCCTACAAGAACTGTGTCGTAGAGGTACTGAATGGGACAACGAACTTCCTGACGACTTGCGTCCTCAATGGGTGGATTGGAAAAATGATCTTCTGAAACTTAAGGAAGTAGTAATACCAAGATGTTATCACCCAGATACCTTCAGTGACATAGTCAGAACGGAGTTACATCACTTCTCTGATGCGAGTAATGCAGGATATGGTGCTTGCTCCTACCTCCGCTTCAAAAATGACAAGAGTGAAGTCCACTGCAGTCTGGTGATGGCTAAAGCCAGGGTCTCGCCTACAAAGGTCATAAGCATTCCCAGGTTAGAACTCTCAGCTGCTGTGATATCTGCCAGAATGAGTGTCATGCTGAAAAATGAGCTGGAGATGAAGATTGACCAAGAGTTCTTCTGGACAGACTCACAGGTCGTTTTAGCATACATTAACAACGAAGCCCGTAGGTTTCATGTTTTTGTCGCAAATCGAGTGCAGCTGATACGAGATGTCACAGATCCTAGTCAGTGGTGTTACGTCAATACAACAGACAACCCTGCTGATTATGCATCTAGAGGGCTTAATGCATCTGCCATCTCTACATCAATGTGGTTATCAGGACCCAAATTCCTGTGGGAAcaggaagtaaatgcaacaccATACACACCTGTGAACCTGCTTGTTGGTGATCCTGAAGTTAAATCAGTCCAAACCTTTGTGACCTCAGTCAGAGACGGAGCAGACATCCTCAGTCGCTTAAGTCGATTCTCTTCTTGGTCTATGCTTCTGAGGGTGGTTGCAAGAATAAACAGATTGGACCACAAACAGACATACAACAGTGATCATGTGACAGTTGAAGAACGTGAGAGAGCTGCCAAGGTGGTCATCAAGCTTGTACAGCAGCAAGCATTCTCAAAGGAAATGCAAATAATTGAAAGAGGAGAAGCCCTACCAAATTCAAGTGCACTGTACCCTCTGGATCCTATTTTGGACAATGGCATCCTTCGTGTTGGTGGGAGGCTAAAACACTCATCTCTCAGTCAAGATCTAAAACATCCTGTAATACTTCCAAAAGGTAACCACATCACTAGACTAATTCTGTCACATTACCACACAAAAGTTCATCATCAGGGAAGAAGCCAAACTCAAATGGAGTTAAGAATGAATGGATTCTGGATCATTGGAGGCAGTAAGTCCGTCGCCAAGTTCATACACAAGTGTGTGCAATGTCGAAAACTCAGACGACCAGCTGAAGAACAGCGTATGGCAGAACTTCCCAGAGAACGTGTTGAGGTTTCCGCTCCATTCGCTTACTGTGGTATGGACTGTTTCGGGCCATTTATTGTGAAGAGAGCTCGTAAGGAGCTTAAGAGATATGGCCTATTATTCACTTGTCTATCATCTCGTGCAGTCCATATTGAAATGATTGAGGACCTTTCTACAGACTCCTTTATCAATGCCCTAAGGTGCTTTATCAGCCTCAGAGGAGCAGTTCGCAAACTTCATTGTGACCACGGCACTAACTTTGTTGGAGCTAAAAATGAATTTGCAAAATCATTAAAAGAGATTGACACCAACGCCTTGGAGATCTTTCTTACAGAAAGGCAATGCGAGTTTGTCTTTAATGCTCCTTCTGCAAGCCATGCTGGAGGTGTCTGGGAGCGCCAGATACGTACTGTGCGAAATGTACTCAATGCCACACTTGCTTTATGCCCAGGCAGGCTTGATGACGCATCACTCAGAACGTTGTTCTATGAAGCAATGGCAATTGTAAACAGCCGCCCTCTAACGGTAGATGGGATTAATGATCCAAATTCACTCGAACCATTGACCCCAAACCATCTGATAATGATGAAGTCTGATGTTGCTCTTCCACCTCCAGGAAAGTTTGTAAAACAAGATGTGTATGCCACTAAAAGATGGCGCAGAGTTCAATACCTAATTGAACAATTTTGGAGTCGTTGGAAGAAGGAATACCTTCTCAACATTGCATCACGTCAAAAATGGCATATTCCTCGCCGTAACCTTCAAGTGAATGATGTTGTAATCATCAAAGACGATATGCTTCCCAGAGGTCAGTGGCAATTAGGCCGAGTGGTGGAAACCAGTGAAGGAAGTGATGGTCTTGTAAGGCGAGTCAAGTTGCAGTTGGGGGAGCGAAAACAAAATCAACGCTCCAAGCCCACAGTCATTGAAAGGCCCATACAAAAATTGGTGGTACTTATTGAACATGAGTAA